Proteins encoded together in one Posidoniimonas polymericola window:
- a CDS encoding LamG-like jellyroll fold domain-containing protein: MAQSLVHRWSFENDYSDASGNGNTGTPVGSPTFVPGKFGQAVALAATPDEGVTPGDGVANDFADGLPTLGDESWSLNVWTDSAGGFLTHVAGFGVNWQYAGGIDDGRARAIIDFNGFHFWGANVDLNSGVTYPTDGNFHMYTVTYEGASSVVSMYVDGAAVQSNEVAPLVDTFPYIQVGNRSFWSEGFDGAVDEFSVFSGTLSEQQIGGLYFFNDHTQSVTIDPTFTVDRDSGEIVFTNDSSFDIDLLGYTVRSASGALNPSMWDSVAGRFDGAGDESIDDDTWTVLTNSAKEYSIEFSEGAPGTDGGTISMGKTVSFGADTWIANPGEDVFIDLLLNDGQGTIKTIAATFTGNAGESYAPGDFDADGDIDATDYALFRSGADADTSGFLAVQTYLGGDLNGDGRKNLTDYGIFRSLYDNANGAGSFIAMASGVPEPTTLALLIPLGALASSLVRRRACLLAVLCLGMAVAGDAHAQFHAYYPLNGNADELSGSNIDLQLVGGATFEGSLHPGLGNAFSGDGVDDAAVGQNFVRVSGNSMSAVAWVFAKSNTGDWESIVKNWGSTIQGQFHFGLGLADANTLNSQYATSDPVEFVSDVTPEDLPVGQWVHTAFVLDADAGEHRLYVNGAVVATSPYAGSLLQPGDAGWATGLGIGAKPNDDGSAATGGFGFWDGYIDEVGLYSRALSSAEISQIVSNAQQGIQLDGTTNPYVEIEVNRSSGLVTLKNNTAGAVNLKGYEIESLGGNLDATELDPLAGNAGFPVGSGTGNGWESDGANGPTQIIESYFDGASTFAAGTTPLGFIYKGASAADEDIRLRFSTPGGIVSSFVTYVDNYQSLLGDFNGDGMVNAADYTVWRDNLNAPTEDLINNSGDGINGVDAQDYVVWKNNFGAQASGVSAAVPEPSALVLGMLILTSMAGRSPTRQ; this comes from the coding sequence TTGGCTCAGAGCCTGGTGCATCGTTGGAGCTTCGAAAACGACTACAGCGACGCGTCAGGAAACGGCAACACGGGAACCCCGGTGGGCTCCCCCACATTCGTGCCGGGCAAGTTTGGTCAAGCCGTTGCGCTCGCCGCGACGCCTGATGAAGGAGTCACGCCAGGAGACGGGGTGGCAAACGATTTTGCGGATGGGCTACCAACGCTGGGCGACGAGAGTTGGTCGCTCAATGTCTGGACAGATTCCGCCGGGGGGTTCCTGACCCACGTCGCGGGCTTCGGCGTCAACTGGCAGTACGCCGGCGGGATCGACGACGGACGCGCCCGGGCCATCATCGACTTCAACGGTTTCCATTTCTGGGGCGCCAACGTCGACCTCAACTCCGGGGTTACCTATCCGACCGATGGCAATTTCCACATGTACACGGTGACCTACGAAGGGGCGTCTTCCGTCGTTTCGATGTACGTCGATGGGGCGGCTGTCCAGTCGAACGAAGTCGCGCCGCTGGTTGATACGTTCCCCTACATCCAGGTAGGGAACCGCTCGTTCTGGAGCGAAGGGTTCGACGGCGCAGTTGACGAGTTTTCGGTCTTCAGCGGAACGCTCAGCGAGCAGCAGATCGGGGGCCTCTACTTCTTCAACGACCACACCCAATCGGTGACGATAGACCCCACCTTCACCGTCGACCGCGACTCGGGCGAAATCGTGTTCACGAACGACTCCAGTTTCGACATCGATTTGCTGGGTTACACAGTGCGGTCGGCGTCGGGCGCGCTCAACCCGTCGATGTGGGATTCCGTGGCTGGCCGCTTTGACGGCGCCGGCGACGAGTCCATCGACGACGACACCTGGACCGTGCTGACCAATTCCGCCAAGGAGTACAGCATTGAGTTCAGTGAGGGGGCGCCGGGGACCGATGGCGGGACCATTTCGATGGGCAAGACGGTTAGTTTCGGCGCCGACACTTGGATCGCTAACCCCGGCGAGGATGTCTTCATCGACCTGCTCCTCAACGACGGCCAGGGGACGATCAAAACGATCGCGGCGACCTTTACCGGCAACGCGGGCGAGTCCTATGCCCCAGGCGATTTCGACGCAGACGGGGACATCGACGCCACCGACTACGCCCTTTTCCGTTCCGGTGCGGATGCGGACACTTCGGGCTTTCTCGCCGTGCAGACCTATCTCGGCGGGGACCTGAACGGCGACGGACGCAAGAATCTGACCGACTACGGCATCTTCCGATCACTTTATGACAACGCGAACGGGGCCGGCAGTTTCATCGCGATGGCCTCCGGCGTGCCGGAGCCGACGACCCTCGCTCTCCTGATTCCCTTGGGCGCGTTGGCGTCGAGCCTGGTTCGCCGTCGGGCCTGCCTGCTCGCGGTGCTCTGTCTCGGAATGGCCGTCGCAGGGGACGCCCACGCTCAGTTCCACGCCTACTACCCGCTCAATGGAAATGCCGACGAACTCAGCGGCAGCAACATCGATCTCCAACTGGTCGGGGGCGCCACCTTCGAGGGGAGTCTCCACCCGGGTCTCGGCAATGCCTTCAGCGGAGACGGCGTGGACGACGCCGCGGTTGGGCAGAACTTTGTGCGGGTGAGTGGAAACAGTATGTCCGCCGTCGCCTGGGTCTTCGCCAAGTCGAATACCGGCGACTGGGAGTCGATCGTCAAGAATTGGGGCTCCACCATCCAGGGGCAGTTCCACTTTGGTCTGGGATTGGCGGACGCCAATACGCTCAACAGTCAGTACGCGACCTCCGACCCCGTGGAGTTTGTGAGCGACGTCACGCCAGAAGACCTGCCGGTCGGTCAGTGGGTCCACACGGCCTTTGTTCTCGACGCCGACGCCGGTGAGCACCGGCTCTACGTAAACGGGGCGGTGGTCGCGACCTCGCCGTACGCTGGTTCGCTGCTTCAACCGGGAGACGCGGGCTGGGCCACCGGCCTTGGGATCGGCGCCAAGCCCAACGACGACGGCTCTGCAGCCACCGGCGGTTTTGGATTTTGGGACGGCTACATCGACGAGGTCGGACTCTACTCGCGGGCGCTGAGCTCTGCCGAGATCTCTCAAATCGTCAGCAACGCCCAGCAGGGAATCCAGTTGGACGGCACGACCAATCCCTACGTCGAGATCGAGGTGAACCGATCGTCGGGGCTGGTGACGCTGAAAAACAACACCGCCGGGGCGGTCAACCTCAAGGGCTACGAGATCGAGAGCCTCGGTGGGAACCTCGACGCAACCGAGCTCGACCCGCTCGCGGGTAACGCCGGGTTCCCCGTTGGGAGCGGCACGGGGAACGGCTGGGAGTCTGATGGCGCCAACGGGCCGACACAGATCATCGAATCTTACTTCGACGGCGCCTCGACCTTCGCCGCTGGAACAACGCCGCTTGGTTTTATCTACAAGGGCGCCTCGGCCGCGGACGAGGACATCCGCCTTCGCTTCTCGACCCCCGGTGGTATTGTTTCGAGTTTCGTGACCTATGTTGACAACTACCAATCACTCTTGGGGGATTTCAACGGCGACGGCATGGTCAACGCGGCGGACTACACTGTCTGGCGGGACAACCTGAACGCCCCCACGGAAGACCTGATAAACAACTCCGGAGACGGAATCAACGGGGTCGACGCCCAGGACTATGTCGTCTGGAAGAACAACTTCGGCGCCCAGGCGTCGGGGGTCTCCGCCGCGGTCCCCGAGCCATCGGCGTTGGTCCTAGGGATGTTGATCTTGACGTCAATGGCGGGCAGGTCGCCGACCCGCCAGTAG
- a CDS encoding DUF1553 domain-containing protein yields MRIATACLLLVSAAARLNAAQGNAYDQARDIRPILSDNCFSCHGPDEESREADLRLDLDEGIESAFRSDAESSEGWRRVHSTDEWEVMPPPTSGKDLTASEIRKIEAWVSAGAPWSGHWSFSPPRRVTPPIVAGRDPTSAIDSFVLHRLKAAGLSPSPTASKAVLLRRVSFDLTGLPPTLSEIDLFLKDDSPDAYERAVDRLLASPHFGERFASLWLDAARYSDTYGYQRDEDRRVWPWRDWVVSVLNKNIAYDEFLRLQLAGDLIASPTKESILATAFNRLHGQNTEGGSIPAEFRMEHVADRTQTVATSMLGLTMECCRCHDHKYDPLSLKDYYALSAFFDKIDENGIISFFTPTTPPPTLKMPSDKQQARITRLCQAVTEAEQGVARVASQQKDRVRRPSSSADWPLPKPTAVASFDAHVAPPNQLVEGRHGSAVRLTGDDELAAFKGGSFDREDPYSLCVWVRADQKHERAVIVHATRAALDSGSRGHELILEDGRLSASLTHFWPGDAIRVRAVSPIPLDHWVHVAVTYDGSSRAEGMRLYVDGGLVSTEVVRDCLTRSPVDPEVNRIAVGARYRDRGFTGGEVDELLLYDRRLSALEISAIAGEGSVDGAAAATTDELLEHYLLTQCDEYARALERLRDRRHELFAVENTVDDIMVMRQFPGAEPSRIRLRGAYDQLGDVVEPNTPAFLPALPDSTPADRLALAKWMVDPMNPLTSRVAVNRFWQAVFGEGFVRTPGDFGAQGDPPSHPDLLDYLAVDFVESGWNIKKLIKQMVLSETYQRSTHTDAESIAIDPENRLLGRSTRRRWPAEMLRDNALAVSGLLVMSVGGPPVRPYEVEVSFSPAPRQTGEGLYRRSLYTYFKRSAPVPVLTAFDAPDRSVCRMSREQTQSPMQALVLLNGTQFVEAARVSAESAVSECGADRAAVVERLFRLYTSQRPSSDELGVLTELLDRQRDHFRERGDDARALLSVGDRKRDEQLEVAQVAAATIVTQVIMNCDKCVTRQ; encoded by the coding sequence GTGAGGATTGCCACGGCGTGTCTTCTGCTAGTAAGCGCCGCGGCGCGACTGAACGCGGCCCAAGGCAACGCCTACGATCAGGCGCGTGACATCCGCCCGATTCTTTCGGACAACTGCTTTTCTTGCCACGGGCCGGACGAAGAGTCCCGCGAAGCCGACCTGAGGCTCGACTTGGATGAAGGGATCGAGTCGGCTTTCCGTAGCGATGCTGAATCGAGCGAGGGGTGGCGGCGGGTTCATTCCACGGATGAGTGGGAGGTGATGCCCCCACCAACCTCCGGCAAAGATCTCACGGCATCGGAGATCCGTAAAATCGAAGCCTGGGTCTCTGCGGGAGCGCCTTGGTCGGGGCATTGGTCGTTTAGCCCTCCTCGTCGCGTGACCCCACCGATCGTAGCCGGACGCGATCCGACGAGTGCGATTGACTCATTCGTTCTCCATCGACTGAAAGCAGCAGGGTTGAGCCCCTCACCAACTGCTTCGAAAGCGGTTCTGCTGCGGCGTGTGTCCTTCGACCTAACCGGTCTGCCGCCGACACTATCGGAAATTGACCTCTTCTTGAAGGATGATTCTCCGGACGCCTACGAGAGGGCGGTCGATCGGCTGTTGGCGTCTCCGCATTTTGGAGAGCGGTTTGCCTCGCTTTGGCTCGATGCGGCGAGGTACAGCGACACCTACGGCTACCAGCGCGACGAGGACCGGCGTGTCTGGCCGTGGCGTGATTGGGTCGTTTCGGTACTCAACAAGAATATCGCCTACGACGAATTCCTCCGACTGCAACTCGCTGGGGACCTCATTGCATCGCCGACAAAGGAATCCATTTTAGCGACGGCTTTCAACCGCCTTCATGGGCAGAACACCGAAGGGGGGAGCATCCCCGCGGAGTTTCGCATGGAGCACGTCGCAGACCGTACTCAGACCGTCGCGACCTCAATGCTCGGGCTCACGATGGAGTGCTGCCGCTGCCACGATCACAAGTACGACCCTCTATCGTTAAAAGACTACTACGCCCTGTCTGCGTTTTTCGACAAGATCGACGAGAACGGAATCATCTCCTTCTTTACTCCGACCACTCCGCCGCCAACCCTGAAGATGCCAAGCGACAAACAGCAGGCAAGAATTACGCGGCTTTGCCAGGCAGTCACTGAGGCCGAGCAGGGAGTCGCTCGCGTAGCCAGCCAGCAGAAAGATCGTGTCCGGCGACCATCTTCGAGCGCCGACTGGCCCCTCCCCAAACCTACCGCGGTGGCGAGTTTTGACGCCCATGTTGCTCCGCCCAACCAGCTTGTCGAAGGCCGACATGGGTCGGCGGTTCGCCTGACGGGTGACGACGAGCTCGCCGCCTTCAAGGGCGGTTCATTCGATCGCGAGGACCCCTATTCCTTGTGTGTTTGGGTGCGAGCCGACCAGAAGCACGAGCGAGCGGTGATTGTTCACGCGACCAGAGCCGCCCTCGACTCGGGTAGCCGTGGTCACGAGTTGATCCTCGAGGACGGGCGGCTCAGCGCGTCCCTGACGCACTTCTGGCCCGGCGACGCAATCCGCGTGCGGGCTGTCTCCCCGATCCCACTCGACCATTGGGTTCACGTGGCGGTCACGTACGACGGATCAAGCCGCGCCGAGGGGATGCGTCTCTATGTGGATGGCGGTCTGGTCTCGACGGAGGTTGTTCGTGACTGCCTAACCAGGAGCCCAGTCGACCCCGAGGTCAATCGCATCGCGGTCGGCGCTCGCTACCGCGACCGCGGGTTTACTGGTGGGGAAGTTGACGAACTCTTGCTCTACGACCGTCGGCTCTCAGCCCTAGAGATCTCAGCGATTGCTGGCGAAGGATCGGTTGACGGAGCCGCCGCGGCGACGACCGACGAATTGCTCGAACACTATCTGCTGACGCAATGCGACGAGTACGCGCGCGCGCTCGAGAGACTACGCGATCGTCGCCATGAGTTGTTCGCAGTCGAGAATACGGTAGATGACATCATGGTCATGCGGCAATTCCCGGGGGCGGAGCCGAGCCGAATCCGATTGCGCGGGGCTTACGATCAGCTCGGCGACGTTGTAGAGCCTAACACCCCGGCGTTCCTGCCAGCGCTCCCGGATAGCACGCCCGCTGATCGGCTTGCATTGGCGAAGTGGATGGTCGATCCGATGAATCCGCTTACATCTAGGGTAGCGGTCAACCGGTTCTGGCAGGCAGTTTTTGGTGAAGGCTTCGTCCGCACCCCTGGCGACTTCGGTGCCCAGGGAGATCCGCCGTCTCACCCGGATTTGCTCGATTACCTGGCGGTAGATTTCGTTGAGAGCGGCTGGAATATCAAAAAGCTTATCAAACAGATGGTGCTCTCCGAGACCTACCAGAGATCAACCCACACCGACGCGGAGTCGATCGCAATCGACCCGGAGAACCGCCTCCTGGGTCGATCGACGAGGCGGCGTTGGCCAGCGGAGATGCTCCGCGACAACGCCTTGGCCGTTAGCGGCTTGCTCGTCATGTCGGTCGGGGGCCCGCCGGTCCGCCCCTACGAGGTAGAGGTCTCATTCTCGCCGGCGCCAAGACAGACGGGCGAGGGGCTCTACCGTCGGAGCCTCTACACCTATTTTAAGCGGTCGGCGCCTGTGCCGGTGCTCACCGCGTTCGACGCCCCCGACCGCTCGGTATGCAGGATGTCTCGCGAGCAGACGCAGTCGCCAATGCAGGCGCTTGTGCTCCTGAACGGCACTCAGTTCGTCGAGGCCGCCCGGGTTTCTGCCGAGAGTGCAGTATCCGAGTGCGGCGCTGACCGAGCAGCGGTTGTCGAGCGTCTGTTTAGGTTGTACACAAGTCAGCGGCCCAGTTCAGATGAACTGGGGGTGCTCACTGAGCTGCTCGACCGACAGCGTGACCACTTCCGTGAGCGAGGCGACGATGCCCGCGCCCTCCTTTCGGTAGGTGATCGCAAGCGAGACGAGCAATTGGAAGTCGCGCAGGTAGCGGCAGCGACCATTGTGACGCAGGTTATCATGAACTGCGACAAGTGCGTGACGCGGCAGTAA